The following are encoded together in the Blattabacterium cuenoti BPAA genome:
- a CDS encoding MIP/aquaporin family protein — translation MTKIYAEIIGTMILIFLGNGVVANVILSKTKGHSKNGEWLTITIGWALAVFMGIIVSAPYSGAHLNPCVTISFAIIGKFSWKMVPFYIFSQFIGAMLGSLFVWFLYKDHFFETQEKQEKLSVFVTFPAIKNLFSNFLSEVLATFVFIFISLYLSTEGTLFFKENKYPIGLGSLGALPSALIVLGIVLSLGGATGAALNPARDLGPRIIYSIIPIPGKEKNHWNYALIPILGPIVGCIMASVFYLFLSS, via the coding sequence ATGACAAAAATATATGCAGAAATCATAGGAACAATGATTTTAATATTTTTAGGAAATGGGGTAGTGGCAAATGTTATTTTATCAAAAACTAAAGGTCATAGCAAAAATGGAGAATGGTTAACTATTACTATAGGATGGGCATTGGCTGTTTTTATGGGAATAATAGTTTCTGCACCTTATAGTGGAGCCCATTTAAATCCATGTGTGACAATAAGTTTTGCCATTATTGGAAAATTTAGTTGGAAAATGGTTCCCTTTTATATCTTTTCTCAATTCATTGGAGCTATGTTAGGATCTCTATTTGTATGGTTTTTATACAAAGATCATTTTTTTGAAACTCAAGAAAAACAAGAAAAATTATCTGTTTTTGTGACTTTTCCTGCTATAAAAAATTTATTTTCAAATTTTTTAAGTGAAGTATTAGCTACTTTTGTTTTCATATTTATTTCTTTATATCTTTCTACAGAAGGAACTCTTTTTTTTAAAGAAAATAAATATCCTATAGGTTTGGGATCGTTAGGGGCTCTTCCTTCTGCTTTAATTGTCTTAGGAATTGTTTTATCCTTAGGAGGAGCTACAGGTGCGGCTTTAAATCCTGCTCGTGACTTAGGACCAAGAATCATATATTCTATCATTCCTATTCCGGGAAAGGAGAAAAATCATTGGAATTATGCTTTGATTCCAATACTTGGACCTATAGTTGGATGTATCATGGCATCAGTCTTTTACTTATTTTTATCATCATAA
- the glpK gene encoding glycerol kinase GlpK, translated as MFMKKYVLSLDQGTTSSRAIIFDQVGNIISVAQREFTQIYPHPGWVEHNAEEIWSTQASVALEAILKANLEGENIISIGITNQRETTVVWDKKTGEPIFNAIVWQDRRTFKYCDQIKKEGLTEMIRKKTGLIIDPYFSATKIKWILENVPGAKKKAHSGSLAFGTIDSWLIWNLTGKRIHVTDVTNASRTMLFNIHTLNWDQELVDLFNIPNTMLPEVKSSSEIFGYTTGHILSHKIPISGIAGDQQAALFGQMCTKIGMVKNTYGTGCFMLMNVGDNPVFSQNNLITTVAWKIQNQVQYALEGSVFIAGAVVQWLRDGLGLLMSSSEAEILASSVENTEGLYMVPAFSGLGAPYWDQKARGTIVGITRGTSSAHFVRAALESIAFQNMDVLKAMEADSGISIKELRVDGGATVNKLLMQFQSDILNVKVVKSKISELTAAGAAYLAGLAVNYWSSLEEIQDKWKLEQIFEPKGMSSRLERIQGWKRAIKTTRSWSSQIKYK; from the coding sequence ATGTTTATGAAAAAATATGTACTATCATTAGATCAGGGAACAACGAGTTCTAGAGCTATTATTTTTGATCAAGTTGGAAATATTATTTCTGTAGCTCAAAGAGAATTTACACAAATATATCCTCATCCTGGATGGGTGGAACACAATGCAGAAGAAATATGGTCAACACAAGCTTCAGTAGCTTTAGAAGCTATTTTAAAGGCAAATTTAGAAGGAGAAAATATAATATCAATTGGAATTACTAATCAAAGAGAAACCACTGTAGTATGGGATAAAAAGACGGGCGAACCTATTTTTAATGCTATAGTATGGCAAGATAGACGAACATTTAAATATTGTGATCAAATTAAAAAAGAAGGATTAACTGAAATGATTCGAAAAAAAACAGGATTGATTATTGATCCTTATTTTTCTGCTACGAAAATTAAGTGGATATTGGAAAATGTTCCTGGAGCGAAAAAGAAAGCTCATTCTGGATCTTTAGCATTTGGAACTATAGATTCATGGTTAATATGGAACTTAACCGGAAAAAGAATTCATGTCACAGATGTCACTAATGCTTCTCGTACCATGTTATTTAATATTCATACCCTAAATTGGGATCAAGAATTAGTAGATTTATTTAATATTCCAAACACCATGCTTCCAGAAGTAAAATCATCTAGTGAAATTTTTGGTTATACAACAGGACATATTCTATCACATAAGATTCCTATATCTGGAATTGCAGGAGATCAACAAGCCGCTCTTTTTGGTCAAATGTGTACAAAAATTGGTATGGTAAAAAATACTTATGGAACGGGATGTTTTATGTTAATGAATGTAGGAGATAATCCGGTTTTTTCTCAAAACAATTTAATTACTACTGTAGCTTGGAAAATCCAAAATCAAGTTCAATATGCATTGGAAGGAAGTGTTTTTATTGCAGGAGCTGTGGTTCAATGGCTTAGAGATGGGTTAGGTCTACTGATGTCTTCCAGTGAAGCGGAAATATTAGCTTCTTCTGTGGAAAATACAGAAGGTTTGTATATGGTTCCAGCTTTTTCTGGTTTAGGGGCTCCTTATTGGGATCAAAAAGCAAGAGGAACCATTGTGGGAATCACAAGAGGAACTTCTTCCGCCCATTTTGTTCGAGCTGCATTAGAAAGTATTGCTTTTCAGAATATGGACGTATTGAAAGCTATGGAAGCGGATTCTGGTATTTCTATAAAAGAACTTCGTGTAGATGGAGGTGCTACAGTAAATAAATTATTAATGCAATTTCAATCTGATATTTTAAATGTAAAAGTTGTTAAATCTAAAATTTCTGAGCTTACAGCAGCTGGAGCTGCTTATTTAGCGGGATTAGCTGTAAATTATTGGAGTAGTCTTGAAGAGATTCAAGATAAATGGAAATTGGAACAAATTTTTGAACCAAAAGGAATGTCTAGTAGATTGGAAAGAATTCAAGGTTGGAAAAGAGCGATCAAAACAACTCGTTCTTGGTCCAGTCAAATAAAATATAAATAA
- a CDS encoding glycerol-3-phosphate dehydrogenase/oxidase has translation MMKNFLNRDRFLTILENVNIWDVIIIGGGATGLGIALDSSSRGYKTLLLEQSDFSKATSSRSTKLVHGGVRYLAQGNIRLVYEALQERGFLLKNAPHLVKKQKFIIPVFNWKMGILYWTGLKLYEWLSGSLSFGKSRFLSKDEIVRNFPEIKSKELKGGILYYDGQFDDARLAINLAQTCVQKGGILLNYFQVENLLKKVGNKISGVVACDLETQKKYSISSKIVINATGVFSDSISKMDESACPIFIKPSQGTHIVLDKSFFSSSNAIVIPKTQDGRILFCVPWHDHVLVGTTDTFLEKSVLEPIPLEEEIDFILQTFNKYFVFHTKKSDILSAFSGLRPLFVSNNSYFSTKTKDISRSHKLMISSSGLISIIGGKWTTYRKMAEDTVNKAIEIGKFNKIPSVTKNLKIYGSDFSYKSQNSHWNKYGEDEYHIKKLIDKDPLLGASLVSKNSSSYTEAEVIWMVRYEMARTIEDVLARRFRLLFLNAKKAIDIAPKVASLMAQELSRDEKWEKSQVESFKELAMRYYYPSV, from the coding sequence ATGATGAAAAATTTTTTAAATAGAGATAGGTTTTTGACTATTTTAGAAAATGTAAATATTTGGGATGTTATCATAATTGGAGGAGGAGCTACAGGATTAGGAATCGCTTTAGATTCTTCTTCCAGAGGATATAAGACTCTTCTATTAGAACAATCTGATTTTTCTAAAGCCACTTCTAGTCGAAGTACGAAATTAGTTCATGGAGGAGTACGATATTTAGCTCAAGGAAATATAAGATTAGTTTATGAGGCATTGCAAGAAAGAGGTTTTTTATTAAAAAATGCTCCTCATTTAGTAAAAAAACAAAAATTTATCATTCCAGTTTTCAATTGGAAAATGGGGATTTTGTACTGGACTGGATTAAAATTGTACGAATGGCTTTCTGGTTCTTTAAGTTTTGGAAAATCCAGATTTTTATCCAAGGATGAAATTGTTAGAAATTTTCCAGAAATTAAAAGTAAAGAGTTAAAAGGAGGTATTTTATATTATGATGGGCAGTTTGATGACGCACGTTTAGCTATAAATTTAGCACAAACTTGTGTTCAAAAGGGTGGAATATTATTAAATTATTTTCAAGTCGAAAATTTACTAAAAAAAGTAGGGAATAAAATTTCTGGAGTTGTAGCCTGTGATCTTGAAACTCAAAAAAAATATTCTATTTCTTCAAAAATAGTTATCAACGCTACTGGAGTATTTTCTGATTCTATTTCAAAAATGGATGAATCTGCATGTCCAATTTTTATCAAACCAAGTCAAGGTACACATATTGTATTAGATAAATCTTTTTTCAGTAGTTCAAATGCTATAGTTATTCCAAAAACTCAGGATGGAAGAATTTTATTTTGTGTTCCATGGCACGATCATGTTTTAGTAGGAACTACAGATACTTTTTTAGAAAAAAGTGTTCTTGAACCGATTCCTTTAGAGGAAGAGATTGATTTTATATTACAAACTTTTAACAAATATTTTGTATTTCATACAAAAAAAAGTGATATATTAAGTGCATTCTCTGGATTACGTCCTCTTTTTGTTTCTAATAATTCTTATTTTTCTACTAAAACTAAGGATATTTCTAGATCTCATAAACTTATGATAAGCTCTTCTGGACTAATTAGTATTATAGGAGGAAAATGGACTACATATAGAAAAATGGCAGAAGATACTGTTAATAAAGCTATTGAAATAGGTAAATTTAATAAAATACCTTCTGTAACAAAAAATCTTAAAATTTATGGATCTGATTTTTCATATAAAAGTCAGAATTCTCATTGGAATAAATATGGAGAAGATGAATATCATATAAAAAAATTAATTGATAAAGATCCATTATTGGGGGCATCCTTAGTTTCCAAAAATTCTTCTTCTTATACCGAAGCAGAAGTCATTTGGATGGTTCGTTATGAAATGGCGAGAACCATTGAAGATGTTTTAGCAAGAAGGTTCCGTTTATTATTTTTAAATGCTAAAAAAGCAATAGATATAGCACCTAAAGTAGCATCATTAATGGCTCAAGAACTTTCTAGAGATGAAAAATGGGAAAAATCACAAGTAGAGTCTTTCAAGGAGCTAGCTATGCGATACTATTATCCATCAGTTTGA
- the ffh gene encoding signal recognition particle protein, with the protein MFEHLQNKISKALHILKGHNTITEINIASSLKEIGRALIDADVNHKIVRNFIQKVQETSIGKKVLTSLNPKQLITKIVYDELVFLMGEKNIEINLSKNPSIILICGLQGSGKTSFSSKLAFFLMKKNKSPLLVSVDIHRPAAVDQLKLIAKKVNIPVFSLEKSKNVIEIVDQSILYAFKKKKNVIIIDTAGRLAIDRIMMKEIQKINQYSNPDEVLFVVDAMTGQDAINTAQSFSKVLNFDGIVITKLDGDCRGGVAITISSVIKKPIKFISNGEKIEDLEVFYPERIANRILGMGDIVSLVEKVQEQFDETKTKKIYQKISKNRFNFNDLLDQIQQIKKIGNIKNIISMIPGINKYFSFDGNQKNSFKKIEAIIHSMTPYERNNPKILLDVRRKKRISKGSGITLSHIDLFMKQFYDMNQIMKKIHAHSGKETIKNFIYQMIKKENNA; encoded by the coding sequence ATGTTTGAACATTTACAAAATAAAATTTCTAAAGCTCTTCATATTTTGAAGGGACACAATACAATTACAGAAATTAATATAGCATCTTCTCTAAAAGAAATTGGACGAGCATTAATTGATGCAGATGTGAATCATAAAATAGTTAGGAACTTTATTCAAAAAGTTCAAGAAACATCTATTGGAAAAAAAGTATTGACTTCTTTAAATCCAAAGCAATTAATTACAAAAATAGTATATGATGAATTAGTTTTTCTTATGGGAGAAAAAAATATAGAAATAAATCTTTCTAAAAATCCTTCTATTATTTTAATCTGTGGATTACAGGGAAGTGGAAAAACTTCTTTTTCCTCTAAACTTGCTTTTTTTTTGATGAAAAAAAATAAATCTCCTTTACTGGTTTCTGTAGACATTCATCGTCCTGCAGCTGTAGATCAACTGAAATTGATTGCAAAAAAAGTAAATATTCCTGTTTTTTCTTTAGAAAAAAGTAAAAATGTTATAGAAATTGTAGATCAATCCATTCTTTATGCTTTCAAAAAAAAGAAAAATGTAATCATTATTGATACAGCTGGTAGATTAGCTATCGATCGAATCATGATGAAAGAAATTCAAAAAATAAATCAATATTCTAATCCAGATGAAGTTTTATTCGTTGTTGATGCCATGACAGGACAAGATGCTATAAATACGGCTCAATCTTTTTCAAAAGTATTGAATTTTGATGGTATTGTGATAACAAAATTAGATGGAGATTGTCGAGGTGGGGTTGCAATAACCATATCTAGTGTAATCAAAAAACCCATAAAATTTATTAGTAATGGAGAAAAAATAGAAGATTTGGAAGTTTTTTATCCAGAAAGAATAGCTAATAGAATATTAGGTATGGGTGATATAGTTTCCTTAGTTGAAAAAGTACAAGAACAATTTGATGAAACAAAAACTAAAAAAATTTATCAAAAAATTTCAAAAAATCGTTTTAATTTTAATGATTTATTAGATCAAATTCAACAAATAAAAAAAATAGGAAATATCAAAAATATTATTTCAATGATTCCTGGAATCAATAAGTATTTTTCTTTTGATGGAAATCAAAAAAATTCTTTTAAAAAAATAGAAGCCATTATTCATTCTATGACTCCTTATGAAAGAAATAATCCTAAAATACTTCTTGATGTGAGAAGAAAGAAAAGAATCTCTAAAGGATCAGGTATCACATTGAGTCATATAGATCTTTTTATGAAACAATTTTATGATATGAATCAAATTATGAAAAAAATTCATGCTCATTCAGGAAAAGAGACTATAAAAAATTTTATCTATCAAATGATTAAAAAAGAAAATAATGCATAA
- the argS gene encoding arginine--tRNA ligase: MNDHFQSIEEIVRKSISVLYKLESCPELDFQYTKKEYPGDMTLILFPLSKKFKKPVEKIGKDIGDYVQYQLKGLIQFSIIKGFLNFIFKDDYYIHLLKKMLNTSFYDLKYPSKKIMIEYSSPNTNKPLHLGHIRNSLIGASIAEILKMIGHEIIRIQMINDRGIHICKSMIAWKRFGKGETPDRVKIKGDHFVGKYYSLFDKIYRKETQELSEKNDRSIRDSILNQARVLLKKWELGDPVIRNTWKKMNQWVYNGFEETYKKLGISFDKIEYESDIYEIGKKIVKKGLKKGIFFQKKDGSIWIDLIKEGFDQKLLLRSDQTSVYITQDIGTAVKRFKKYNVDQIIYIVGKEQDYHFQVLFNVLKRLGYIWVNKLSHLSYEMVYLPSGRMKSREGNVIDADSIILKMSSLAKKKLKKKKERKQSSEIIGLGALKYYFLKIDPRKKIIFHPEKSIDFKGKTGTYIQYTYSRIRSLEQNFFNLCSLLNYYWSNIKFDTHEKNMIKILQKYPLILKKSAKHLNPSLIANYMYEVSKTFNHLYQNKKLIDPINIIHSNICMNIIHVTGNVLKSGMNLLGIKMLDRM, translated from the coding sequence ATGAATGATCATTTTCAATCTATAGAAGAAATAGTAAGAAAATCCATATCTGTTTTATATAAACTAGAATCTTGTCCTGAATTGGATTTTCAATATACTAAAAAGGAATATCCAGGGGATATGACTTTAATTTTATTTCCTTTATCTAAAAAATTCAAAAAACCTGTAGAAAAAATAGGAAAAGACATAGGAGATTATGTGCAATATCAATTAAAAGGACTAATTCAGTTTTCTATTATTAAAGGTTTTTTAAACTTTATTTTTAAAGATGATTATTATATTCATCTTCTGAAAAAAATGTTAAATACGAGTTTTTATGATTTGAAATATCCTTCTAAAAAAATCATGATCGAATATTCCTCTCCTAACACCAATAAACCCCTCCATTTAGGACATATTAGAAATAGTCTCATTGGAGCATCTATAGCTGAAATATTAAAAATGATTGGTCATGAAATAATAAGAATTCAAATGATTAATGATAGAGGAATACATATATGTAAATCTATGATAGCTTGGAAAAGGTTTGGAAAAGGAGAAACTCCTGATAGGGTTAAAATCAAAGGAGATCATTTTGTAGGAAAATATTATAGTTTATTTGATAAGATTTATAGAAAAGAAACTCAAGAATTATCTGAAAAAAATGATAGATCTATTAGAGATTCAATTCTGAATCAAGCTAGAGTATTATTGAAAAAATGGGAATTAGGAGATCCTGTTATTCGAAATACTTGGAAAAAAATGAATCAATGGGTTTATAATGGATTTGAAGAAACTTATAAAAAATTGGGAATTAGTTTCGATAAAATAGAGTATGAGAGTGATATTTATGAAATTGGAAAAAAAATTGTAAAAAAAGGTCTTAAAAAAGGTATTTTTTTTCAAAAAAAAGATGGATCCATTTGGATTGATTTAATCAAAGAAGGTTTTGATCAAAAACTTTTATTACGATCGGATCAAACTTCTGTATACATTACTCAGGATATTGGAACAGCCGTAAAACGTTTTAAAAAATATAATGTTGATCAAATCATATACATTGTAGGAAAAGAACAAGATTATCATTTTCAAGTTCTTTTTAATGTATTAAAACGGTTAGGATATATATGGGTAAATAAATTATCCCATTTATCTTATGAAATGGTATATTTACCAAGTGGAAGGATGAAATCTAGAGAGGGAAATGTTATAGACGCTGATAGCATTATCTTAAAAATGTCATCTCTTGCAAAGAAAAAATTAAAAAAAAAAAAAGAAAGAAAACAATCTTCTGAAATAATAGGATTAGGAGCTTTGAAATATTATTTTCTTAAAATAGATCCAAGAAAAAAAATAATTTTTCATCCTGAAAAATCTATAGATTTTAAAGGAAAAACAGGAACATATATTCAATATACTTATTCTAGAATTCGTTCTTTGGAACAAAATTTTTTTAATTTATGTTCATTACTTAATTATTATTGGTCAAATATAAAATTTGATACACATGAAAAAAATATGATCAAAATTCTTCAAAAATATCCATTGATTTTAAAGAAATCAGCAAAACATTTAAATCCTTCTTTAATAGCTAATTATATGTACGAAGTATCTAAAACTTTTAATCACCTTTATCAAAATAAAAAATTAATAGATCCTATAAACATAATTCACAGTAATATTTGCATGAATATTATTCATGTCACAGGAAATGTTTTAAAATCTGGTATGAATTTATTGGGCATTAAGATGCTTGATCGTATGTAA
- a CDS encoding branched-chain amino acid aminotransferase: MKIEKTLHSRIKKMDFNNIDFGNQYSDHMFCSEFKNGKWKNSIIKPFGNIMFSPTSLVFHYGQAVFEGMKAYKDQNEEVFLFRPEENFKRINRSAVRLEMPSIPENIFMNGLKQLINIDRDWIPKNYGQSLYIRPFLIATNGVLSANPSKDYMFMIISTPTDTYYKYPLKIKIEEKYSRSAPGGVGFTKAAGNYASSFYPTRLANEKGFDQILWTDSSTHTMIEESGTMNVFFYLKNKLITPKFNDNILSGITCKSILSLAEKEGFFVERRNVSVSEIIEGLQTGKLKEAFGCGTAAVINYFKTISYKGNDFDLPNLAEKKRISLYFKKRLLDIQHNRSEDPFGWRVPLKRYF; this comes from the coding sequence ATGAAAATAGAAAAAACCTTACATTCTAGAATTAAAAAAATGGATTTTAACAATATTGACTTTGGAAATCAATATTCGGATCATATGTTTTGTTCTGAATTCAAGAATGGAAAATGGAAAAATTCTATCATTAAACCTTTTGGAAATATAATGTTTTCTCCTACATCTCTTGTTTTTCATTATGGTCAAGCTGTTTTTGAAGGGATGAAAGCTTACAAAGACCAAAACGAAGAAGTTTTTTTATTTCGTCCAGAAGAAAACTTCAAGAGAATAAATAGATCTGCGGTACGTTTGGAAATGCCGTCTATACCAGAAAATATTTTTATGAATGGATTAAAACAATTAATAAATATAGATAGAGATTGGATTCCGAAAAATTATGGACAATCTTTGTATATTCGTCCTTTTCTAATTGCAACTAATGGAGTTTTGTCAGCAAACCCTTCTAAAGATTATATGTTTATGATTATATCTACTCCTACAGATACCTATTATAAATATCCATTAAAAATTAAAATAGAAGAAAAATATAGCCGTTCTGCACCAGGAGGAGTTGGATTTACTAAAGCTGCTGGAAATTATGCCTCTTCTTTTTATCCTACTCGATTAGCTAATGAAAAAGGATTTGATCAAATATTGTGGACAGATTCTTCTACTCATACCATGATAGAAGAATCTGGGACTATGAATGTATTTTTCTATTTAAAAAATAAACTTATCACTCCAAAATTTAATGATAATATATTAAGTGGAATTACCTGCAAAAGTATCCTTTCTTTAGCTGAAAAAGAAGGTTTTTTTGTAGAAAGACGAAATGTAAGCGTTTCGGAAATTATAGAAGGATTACAAACCGGAAAATTGAAAGAAGCTTTTGGTTGTGGTACGGCAGCCGTTATAAATTATTTTAAAACAATTAGCTATAAAGGAAACGATTTTGATTTACCGAATCTTGCAGAAAAAAAAAGAATATCTCTTTATTTCAAAAAAAGATTATTAGATATACAACACAATCGATCCGAAGATCCTTTTGGATGGAGAGTTCCATTAAAAAGATATTTTTAA
- a CDS encoding alpha-ketoacid dehydrogenase subunit alpha/beta has product MNYNNKKFIDDEEPYFDFDSFKKIVINDYKLARISRETSILGRKEVLNGRAKFGIFGDGKEIPQLAMAKVFKNGDYRSGYYRDQTFMMAIGVLTVKSFFSQLYAHSDLEEEPVSSGRMMTSHFGTRFLNKDGNWKNLIKQKNSSADISSTAAQMPRLLGLAQASKIYKKLKNLKETHKMFSHNGNEVAFGTIGNASISEGLFWETLNAASVLQIPIILSIWDDEYGISVPNKYQFSKQNISDLLYGFHRSKKEKGIEIIRVHGYNYIDLTKTYLKADQIARKEHVPVIIHVTNLTQPQGHSTSSSHERYKSKERLEWEMNNDGIKKFRDWILNFRFEINQKNYCKIANVDFLDQIDIEAKEYVKNEKEKAWKAFQRPIYKIKNEVLSILDQIQNNHSEEKWIKKYVKKYIKELQHNTTKNSPTKKSVFRIARKVLYLLSEGKSDPKNCLIEWVRKKYHEEQENYSSHLYSISEKASAKITEVFPVYNNNDSNKVDGRIVLRENFDKLLELHPDLLIFGEDVGKIGDVNQGLEGLQKKYGKIRVFDTGIRESTILGQGIGLAMRGLRPIVEIQYIDYILYALQIMSDDLASLQYRTKGGQKAPVIIRTRGHRLEGIWHSGSPMGGIINYLRGILVLVPRNMVKAAGFYNTLLSGDDPALVVECLNGYRIKEKLPKNLGLFRTPIGIVEKTRTGEDITMITYGSTWRIVSEAAEELSKINIDSEIIDIQSLLPFDLQKDIVKSLQKTNRLLIIDEDVPGGASAYILQKILEEQNGYYYLDSPPVTITAQEHRPPYGSDGDYFSKPSVENIVEKVLRIMNDS; this is encoded by the coding sequence ATGAATTACAACAATAAAAAATTTATTGATGATGAGGAACCTTATTTTGATTTTGATTCATTTAAAAAAATAGTTATAAATGATTATAAATTAGCAAGAATTAGTCGTGAAACTAGCATTTTAGGTCGTAAAGAAGTTTTAAATGGAAGAGCTAAATTTGGAATATTTGGAGATGGAAAAGAAATTCCTCAACTAGCCATGGCAAAAGTTTTTAAGAATGGAGATTATAGATCTGGATATTATCGGGATCAAACGTTTATGATGGCTATTGGAGTTTTAACGGTAAAAAGTTTTTTTTCGCAATTATACGCTCATTCAGATCTAGAAGAAGAGCCTGTTTCGTCTGGTAGAATGATGACGTCTCATTTTGGAACACGTTTTTTGAATAAAGATGGAAATTGGAAAAATCTTATTAAACAAAAAAATTCTAGTGCAGACATATCTTCTACTGCTGCTCAAATGCCTAGATTATTAGGATTAGCTCAGGCTTCTAAAATTTATAAAAAATTAAAAAATTTAAAGGAAACACATAAAATGTTTTCTCATAATGGAAATGAAGTGGCATTCGGAACAATAGGAAATGCTAGTATTTCTGAAGGATTATTTTGGGAAACATTGAATGCCGCTTCAGTATTACAGATTCCGATTATACTTTCCATTTGGGATGATGAATATGGAATATCTGTCCCAAATAAATACCAATTTTCAAAACAAAATATTAGCGATCTTTTATATGGGTTTCATAGAAGTAAAAAAGAAAAAGGAATAGAAATTATTCGTGTCCATGGATATAATTACATAGATCTCACAAAAACATATCTTAAAGCAGATCAAATTGCTCGTAAGGAACATGTTCCCGTAATCATACATGTTACAAATTTAACCCAACCTCAAGGACATTCTACTTCTTCTTCACATGAAAGATACAAATCAAAAGAACGTTTAGAATGGGAAATGAATAATGACGGAATCAAAAAATTTAGAGATTGGATTTTGAATTTTAGGTTTGAAATTAATCAAAAAAATTATTGTAAAATAGCTAATGTTGATTTTTTAGATCAAATAGATATAGAAGCTAAAGAATATGTTAAAAATGAAAAAGAAAAAGCTTGGAAAGCATTTCAAAGACCTATTTATAAAATTAAAAATGAAGTTCTAAGCATTTTAGATCAAATTCAAAATAATCATTCAGAAGAAAAATGGATCAAAAAATATGTCAAAAAATATATAAAAGAATTACAACATAATACGACTAAAAATTCTCCTACAAAAAAATCAGTATTTCGCATTGCAAGAAAAGTATTGTATCTTTTATCAGAAGGGAAATCTGATCCAAAAAATTGTTTGATAGAATGGGTGAGAAAAAAATATCATGAAGAACAAGAAAATTATTCTTCACATTTGTATAGTATTTCTGAAAAAGCTTCTGCAAAAATAACAGAAGTTTTTCCTGTATATAATAATAATGACTCTAATAAAGTAGATGGTAGAATTGTCCTAAGAGAAAATTTTGATAAACTATTGGAGTTACATCCTGATCTTTTAATTTTTGGAGAAGATGTAGGAAAGATAGGGGATGTAAATCAAGGATTAGAAGGATTACAAAAAAAATATGGGAAAATTCGTGTTTTTGATACAGGAATACGTGAATCCACGATTCTTGGTCAAGGAATCGGTCTTGCAATGCGAGGTCTTCGTCCTATAGTTGAAATTCAATACATTGATTATATTCTTTATGCTTTACAAATCATGAGTGATGATCTAGCTTCTTTACAATATAGAACAAAAGGAGGACAAAAAGCTCCTGTTATTATTAGAACGAGAGGACATCGTTTAGAAGGAATATGGCATTCTGGTTCTCCAATGGGAGGAATTATTAATTATTTAAGAGGAATTTTAGTGCTTGTTCCAAGAAATATGGTAAAAGCTGCTGGATTTTATAATACTTTATTATCTGGAGATGATCCTGCTTTGGTTGTAGAATGTCTTAATGGATACAGAATTAAAGAAAAATTACCTAAAAATTTAGGGTTATTCAGAACTCCTATTGGAATAGTAGAAAAAACAAGAACAGGAGAAGATATCACTATGATTACTTACGGATCTACATGGAGAATTGTCAGTGAGGCAGCAGAAGAATTATCTAAGATTAATATAGATTCTGAAATCATTGATATTCAATCTTTACTACCTTTTGATTTACAAAAAGATATTGTTAAAAGTTTACAAAAAACCAATAGATTATTGATTATAGATGAAGATGTTCCAGGAGGAGCTTCTGCTTATATTCTACAAAAAATATTAGAAGAACAAAATGGATATTATTATTTAGATAGTCCACCTGTTACGATTACAGCTCAAGAACATCGTCCTCCTTATGGATCTGATGGAGATTATTTTTCAAAACCTTCAGTTGAAAATATTGTAGAAAAAGTATTAAGAATTATGAATGATAGTTAG